Part of the Arachis hypogaea cultivar Tifrunner chromosome 6, arahy.Tifrunner.gnm2.J5K5, whole genome shotgun sequence genome, GTAACATATGATCCTGAGGCCCATGAGCTTGCTTCCTTAATTGCATCAATGAATTCTTTGTCATCTTGCAAGAGTCCAAGGGCGAAGCATGCATCTCTATATGTAGCATAAATTGTTCCTCCTACTGTTCTTATATCTCGAAAACTTATACATCCTCTTTGAGTATTCAAGAGAAGTCGTTGGTAATATTCTTTGGTATTTACTGCAAAAAACCTTGGTTAAAATCCCACTTTTACGTTGTTAAATGGATTAAGCTAcgctattttaattattatatagctACACATCTGCATAAGAATAATTTtcctaaaaaatatagaaaaataaaaaattgtataatctaCAGATTATAACTGTTGAAAGTTATTTGaacatttattttctattgtagaTAAATCGAATAAAATGGATGTGGGGTACAGGctgttaagattttaaatttaaaccaTTAAATAAGTAAgatcaaaattgaatataaactcGTCATTACCTGCAGGTACATAAGTCAACCTTCCAATTGCGAAGCCTTTCTTTCAAGGAAACCACTTTGAAGAATCGTCCTTCCAAACAAACTTGGTTGGAAACTCAGCATAAATCAGACTTTGAGCATAGGGATATGACATGTTTGCCGCCATCCATCCCAAAAACATGGACTTATGAGATATTGCTCTTTCGACGATATCATTCACATTAGAAGTTTCACCATAAACCACAGGTTGCTCATCCTCCAAATGGAATGAAAGTTTAAGCACAAATGGTTTTTTCTCTTGGATTTTGTATCCAAATAGACGCCAGACTGCCTCACATGCTGAAATGTACCTACAATCGTAGTAATTCCTAATTTTGTCAACAACTTGTGTGGCTTTTGATGGATCACCAGTGTTGTATAGAGTAACTATTATGCGGTCATTATCCTTGTGTACATACTTAAACAGATACTTAATAGAACTTGTTTGGCATGTGTATTCCACATTTATGTGGCACCCGAACTTGAGCAACAATTCTGGATTATATGGAACAATGAACTTATTGTCTAGTACACATTCCTTTTTCTTCACTGTTCGACCGTTATCAGTACGCCTATATTTGGGAAATTCGGCTTCATCAATGAGTGTTCGCTGTCTAAACTCTTTAATATAGAACTTTGAACATGATCCATTCTTCATGCAAGGTGAATTCTTGTTGTACGGACCACATGGACCATGTACCATCTCAACtgttatatgtttgtctatgtcatCTGGTGTTTGTAGCTTCAATTCGTTACTCATGAATAAAAGGATATGTGCATGCGGAAGCCCTCTCTTTTGAAACTCTACAGTGCAAATGTCTGAAAATTAAAAAAGACAAATGAGCAAAGCATTACAACATAAGATTTTAATAAAGCGTTGCATAAACACATACTTACATCCCAAAATTTTGCCAAAGATTTTTTCCCTCTTTTAGGTCATCAATCAAAAAATCAAGCTTGATCTTGAAAACTCGACACAATATATCAAgacgattgatgagcggataatttatacgctttttggcattatttttaggtagtttttagtaggatctagctacttttagggatgttttcattagttttttatgcaaaaatcacatttctggactttactatgagtttgtgtgtttttctgtgatttcaggtattttctggctgaaattgagggacctgagcaaaaatctgattcaggctgacaaaggactactgatgctgttggattctgaccttcctacactcgaaatggattttttggagctacaaaacttcaaatgccgcgctctcaacggctttcaaaagtagacatccagagctttccggcaatatataattATCTATACTTTattcaagtttagacgacgcaaactggcgttcaacgccagttccatgctgcattctggagtaaaatgctagaaacacgtcacaaaccagagttaaatgccaaaaacacgttacaacttggcatttaactccaagagaagcctctgcatgtgtaaagctcaaactcagcccaagcacacaccaaagtgggcccagaaatggatttctgcagttagacttatttctgtaaaccctaatagctagtctagtataaataggacattttactattgtattagacatctgggaTTTTACACTtttgatcacatttgggggctggccattcggccatgcctggaccatcacttatgtattttcaacggtggagtttctacacaccatagaataagggtgtggagctctgttgtacctcaagttttaatgcaattactactatcttttattcaattcaagcttattcttattctaagatattactcgtacttcaacctgatggatgtgatgatccgtgacactcatcatcatccgtccctatgaacgcgtgcctgataaccacttccgttctacaagcaaaagctagagtgaatatctcttggattccttaactagaatcttcgtggtataatctagaattattggcggccattcttgagaatccaaaaagtctaaactttgtctgtggtattccgagtaggattcagggattgaatgactgtgacgagcttcaaactcgcgattgttggacgtagtgacagacgcaaaagaatcaatggattctattccgacatgatcgagaaccgacagatgattagccgtgctgtgacaagagcatttggaccattttcactgagaggatgcgataagccattgacaacggtgatgccctacatacagcttgccatggaaaggagtaagaaggattgaaggaaggtagtaggaaagcagagattcaacagggacaaagcatctccatacacttatctgaaattcccaccaatgatttacataagtatctctgtctttattttatgctttatttattattaatttcaaaaacctttataaccatttgaatccgcctaactgagatttacaagatgaccataacttgcttcataccaacaatctccgtgggatcgacccttactcatgtaaggtttattacttggacgacccagtgcacttgctggttagttgtgcgaagttgtgacaaagtgtgattcacgtttgagagcgctaccaagtttctggcgccattgttgatgatcacaattttgtgcagcaagtttttggcgccattgtcggggattgttcgagtttggacaactgacggttcatcttgtttctcagattaggtaattttcttttcaaaaagttttaaaaaatctttcaaaaaaaatttttctctttttcgtttttctaaaaaattaattttcgaaaaatccaaaaaaaacaataaaatcataaaaaccaaaaatattttgtgtttcttgtttgagtcttgagtcaatttttaagtttggtgtcaattgcatgttttaaaaacctttgcattttttcgaaaattcatgcatgtgttcttcatgatcttcaagttgttcttgataagtcttcttgtttgatcttccaattttcttgttttgcgttttgtgttgtttttcatgtgcatttttgcattcatagtgtctaagcattgaaaatttctaagtttggtgtcttgcatgtttttcttttcttgaaaattttcaaaaataactcttgatgttcatcttgatcttcaaagtgttcttggtgttcatcttgacattcatagtgttcttgcatgcatcattggttttgatccaaaattttcatgttttgggtcaaatttgtgttttctctctcatcataaaaaattcaaaaataaaaaaatatatttctctcataaatttcaaaaatttgagttgacttagtcaaaaattttcaaaaacttagctatttcttataagtcaagtcaaattttcaattttaaaaatattatcttttcaaaatctttttcaaaaatcaaatatttttcatttttatcttatgattttcgaaaatttaaaaatatttttttaaaatcttttttcttgtctttattttatgattttcgaaaactttactaataattaatgtgattgattcaaaaatttgaagtttgttactttcttgttaagaaaggttcaatttttaaattctagaatcatatcttttagtttctttttagtcaagtaatcaattttagttttaaaaatcaaatcttttccaaaatatctttttcaatcatatcttttcaaaatttgatttcaaaatatctttcataacttcttatctttttaaaaattgattttcaaatctttttcaactaactaattgactttttgtttgtttcttatctttttcaaaactacctaactactttcttctctctaattttcaaaagttacctccctctttttcaaaattttcttaattaactaattgtttcaaattttaattttaattttatttcttctcttaattttcgaaaatcactaagctgatttccaaaataattttcgaaaactcctctctctcatcttcttctatctatttatttatctactaacacgtCTCTTCTACTCAAGAATTCGAACTCACTCTTccccccttgtgtttggattcttacctttttcttctttatattcttttcttcttctactaacaaaaaggaatctctctactgtggtaaagagaatctctattattattttcggttcccttctttttcatatgagcaggagcaaggacaagaatattcttgttgaagcagatcttgaacctgaaaggactctaaaaaggaaactaagagaagctaaattacaacaatccagagacaaccttacagaaatttttaaaaaggaagaggagatggcagccgaaaataataatgcaaggaggatgcttggtgattatactacacctacttccaaatttgatggaagaagcatctcaatccctgtcattggagcaaacaattttgagctgaaacctaaactagttgctctactgcaacagaactgcaagttccatggacttccatcagaagatccctaccagtttttaactgaattcttgcagatctgtgatactgttaagactaatggagtagatcctgaagtctacaggctcatgcttttcccttttactgtaagagacagagctagaacttggttggactcacaacctaaagatagcctggactcttgggataagctggtcacggccttcttggctaagttcttttctcctcaaaagctgagcaagcttagagtggatgttcagaccttcaaataaaaagatggtgaatccctctatgaagcttgggaaagatacaagcagatgaccaaaaggtgtccgtatgacatgctttcagagtagaccattttggatatattctattatggtctatctgagttctctaagatgtcactggaccattctgcaggtggatccattcacctaaagaaaacgcctgcagaagcttaagaacttattgacatggttgtaaataaccaattcatgtacacttctgagaggaattctgtgagtaatgggacgcctcagaggaagggagttcttgaaattgatgctctgaatgccatattggctcagaacaaaattttgactcagcaagtcaacatgatttctcaaagtctgaatggatggcaaaatgcatccaacagtactaaagagacatcttctgaagaagaagcttatgatcctgaaaacccagCAGTGGcagaggtcaattacatgggtgaaccttatggaaacacctataattctacatggagaaattatccaaacttctcatggaaggatcaacaaaagtcccaacaaggctttaacaatggtggaagaaacaggctcagcaatagcaagccttttccatcattttctcagcaacaaatagaaaattctgagcagagctcctctagcttagcaaacgtagtctctgatctatctaaggccactttaagtttcatgattgaaacaaggtcatccatctgaaatttggaggtacaagtgggccagctgagtaagaaaattactgaaactcctcctagtactctcccaagaaatactaaagagaatccaaaaagagagtgcaaggccattgacataattaaaatggccgaacctaaagaggaaggggaggacgtgaatcccaatgaggaagacctcatgggacgtctccaaGACAAGAAGGAGTTCTCTATTGAGGACCTAGAGGAATCTGagtctcatatagagaccatagaaatttcattaaacctccttctaccattcatgagctctgaaaactattcctcccctgaagaggatgaagatgtaacaggagagcaagttgctcaatatctaggagctatcatgaagctgaatgccaagttatttggtaacgagacttgggaagatgcacctcccttgctcattagtgaactagatacatcagttcagcaaactttacctcaaaagaaacaagatcctggtaaattcttaataccctgtaccataggcaccatgacctttgagaaggctctgtgtaacttggggtcaggcataaatcttatgccactctctgtaatggagaaactagggatctttgaggtacaggctgccacattctcattagagatggcagacaagtcaataagtcaagcttatggaatggtagaggatgtgttagtgaaggttaaaggcctttacatccctgctgatttcataatcttagacactaggaaggataaggtgataaaccattattttatggtttataatgtgtttaattgtgtggttttatcatgatctttacccacttattcatataattagcatgcatttatatttccttcctaaaattattacatgattaaaaacttacttcctagagacttttaattaggtattttttctcctttatcccattcgatgctgtgatctgcgtgttaagtgtttcaggctttatagggcatgaatgaattggagattggaaaAGAAGTttccaaaaatggaaggaatacaagaaattaaggagatgaccagcgagaagtgacgcggccgcatggctcacacgaccgcgcgaaagagaggaaatcgcagtgacgcggccgcatggctcacgtgaccgcgcggattggaaaagcataagtgacgcggaggcatggacgatgCGCCCACGTGggaaagcaaaacgccgaatgacacgtccgcatgaatgacgcgaccgtgtggcatgcgcaatctgcagaatttcaaaagtcactggcagagtttctgggctggatttcaacccagttttcggcccagaaacacagactagagccagggaacatgcagaaatagAGGAGAACAATTCATTccacataatttttagttttagatctgaattggctcctcccctaggtttttatcacttgacattcataattaggatttttggagGATTTTActttttagcttttgagaagaggctacctccggtactagtcattaTACTTTGCTATTTACTTTTTACTTATTCTTCCATATCATTATTCTCtctagagttgacattggattgttttcacaagttattaatatagaataatatttttatttaatcccttttcatcttttatttatcatgtcttcctttaattcctttttatattttatgagttctacattcacaatgagcgagtagttccataacttgatggggagtttaTTGAAAGGAACCCTTAAGTTGGGATGCTTGAAAGGATAATTATAATTGGGTTCATTGTTGGAATGCCCTCTATTTACAGACATTAATCCTTTTCAATGAGCGGATTGGGATTGTGAACAGAAACAACATTCCAACGTGTTTGACTCTCCCTTACCTAGCAAGGGGTAACTAAATAGAGAaatcttcaattatcaattactcttgagagtacttcaacaagaatagggcttccaactaatctactcccagttaaggcttttatttagaattaattaaattctctattttaatttcctgtttattaattcaaccatttttgaaaacacctgattgataaaatagcacatctctctacaactcgttgggagacgacctgggattcatactcccagtattttaattttaatctttgtgacaaccctttttaaattgataagcagattttcggctgattaaggactgtacttgtaacgtatttctattaataatttcttaacttgccaattttcgccacgtcataaggatgaatccatcatctttggaagacccttcctagccacagcaggagctgtgattgatgttgacagaggtgaactagtctttcaattgaatgaggactaccttgtgtttaaagctcaaggatcttcctctgtaaccatggagaggaagcatgaaaagcttctctcaatacagagtcaaatagagcccccacaatcaaactttaagtttggtgttaggaggccacaaccaaactctaagtttggtattgaacccccacattcaaatcctaagtttggtgttgggaagtcccaacaatgctctgaggatttgtgaggctccatgagagctcactatcaagctattgacattaaagaagcgcttattgggaggcaacccaatttttatttatccatattttttattgttcttttatgttttattaggttcatgatcatgtggagtcacaaaacaattactaaaattaaaaaacagaataaaaaacagcagaagaaacagcacatcctagaggaagagcttactggcatttaaacgccagtaaggagcatctggctggcgttcaataccataacagagcatgaatctggtgctgaacgctagaaacaagcagcagtctggtgctcaaatgccaggattgcaccctaaggaaagctggcgttaaacgccagaaacaagcatggaactggcatttaatgccagaaaaatACCGCAGATTGGCGTTGAATGCAcaaaacaagcatagagctggcattcaacgccagaaacaagcatcaatatggcattgaacgccaagattgcatgcagagggcattttacacgcctcattggtgcatggatgataaatccttgacacctcaagatctgtggaccccacaggatccctacctacctcaactcaccttctctcttcatcacacaatccaataacactcttccccaaaaacccttcaccacccacatccatccactcttccccataaaccccacataccttcaaattcaaaatccctttCCCATCCAAACCCACCCTAATGACCGAACCTActaccc contains:
- the LOC140173660 gene encoding uncharacterized protein, whose product is MSNELKLQTPDDIDKHITVEMVHGPCGPYNKNSPCMKNGSCSKFYIKEFRQRTLIDEAEFPKYRRTDNGRTVKKKECVLDNKFIVPYNPELLLKFGCHINVEYTCQTSSIKYLFKYVHKDNDRIIVTLYNTGDPSKATQVVDKIRNYYDCRYISACEAVWRLFGYKIQEKKPFVLKLSFHLEDEQPVVYGETSNVNDIVERAISHKSMFLGWMAANMSYPYAQSLIYAEFPTKFVWKDDSSKWFP